The Geothrix sp. genome has a window encoding:
- a CDS encoding M28 family peptidase: MRSLFCAVLACLALAAQGPGVDEAALRAHLAFLADDVLEGRGTGQRGGDLAVRYLETQLQVLGLQPADGLSYRQAVRLSGLRLDVAASSLGFEGAKGALTPALGTDLVMGAAAAEDALAVDAPLVFVGHGIAADGSRDDYKGLDVRGRILVMLVGDRHAGPPMPLCCEPENFYGRWTYKFEEARRRGAAGALLVHTAASAGYGWPVVRNGWTQERFQRAGSGQSGAMQGWITEATAIRLFALAGQDFRALAAGADAPAFRPVPLEVRAKGRLRSAVRSLVQWNVAGLLPGTDPDLRKELVIYSAHWDHFGKGVDGAIYAGAVDNGTGCAAVLALAKALVHQPLKRSVMFFFPCGEEQGLLGSSAYVAAPLWPLAKTALVINLESLNVVGPTRDIGLLGSKEAGLRSLCAQAAATTGLIITPAKADPAGLCFRSDHFPFMQAGVPALSPGFSLDGGWDYLGDKAAAQARAADFMNHYHRPTDRYDPAWNLEGLMQQVRFALELGRLAGTASRN, encoded by the coding sequence GTGCGATCCCTGTTCTGTGCCGTTCTCGCCTGCCTTGCCCTGGCGGCCCAGGGGCCGGGGGTGGACGAGGCCGCCCTCCGGGCCCACCTCGCCTTCCTGGCGGATGATGTGCTGGAGGGCCGGGGCACAGGACAACGGGGCGGGGACCTGGCCGTGCGTTACCTGGAGACCCAGCTGCAGGTGCTGGGCCTTCAGCCCGCAGATGGCCTCAGCTACCGGCAGGCGGTGCGCCTCTCGGGCCTCCGGCTGGATGTTGCCGCCAGCAGCCTGGGCTTCGAGGGGGCCAAGGGCGCCCTGACTCCGGCCCTGGGCACCGATCTGGTGATGGGCGCAGCCGCGGCGGAGGACGCCCTGGCCGTGGATGCGCCGCTGGTGTTCGTGGGCCACGGCATCGCGGCCGATGGCAGCCGGGACGACTACAAGGGCCTGGATGTGCGGGGCCGCATCCTCGTCATGCTCGTAGGCGACCGGCACGCGGGGCCGCCCATGCCCCTCTGCTGCGAACCAGAGAATTTCTACGGGCGGTGGACCTACAAGTTCGAGGAAGCCCGCCGCCGGGGGGCGGCAGGCGCCCTGCTGGTGCACACGGCCGCCTCCGCCGGCTACGGCTGGCCCGTGGTGCGGAACGGCTGGACCCAGGAGCGCTTCCAGCGGGCGGGTTCGGGGCAATCCGGCGCGATGCAGGGTTGGATCACGGAGGCCACCGCGATCCGGCTCTTCGCGCTGGCAGGCCAGGATTTCCGGGCGCTGGCGGCCGGAGCCGACGCCCCGGCCTTCCGCCCGGTGCCGCTGGAGGTGCGGGCCAAGGGGCGCCTCCGCTCGGCGGTCCGTTCACTGGTGCAGTGGAATGTGGCGGGCCTTCTCCCCGGTACCGATCCCGACCTGCGGAAGGAGCTGGTGATCTATTCGGCCCACTGGGATCACTTCGGCAAGGGCGTGGACGGCGCCATCTACGCTGGGGCCGTGGACAACGGCACGGGGTGCGCCGCGGTACTCGCCCTGGCGAAGGCCCTGGTCCACCAGCCCCTGAAGCGAAGCGTGATGTTCTTCTTCCCCTGCGGGGAGGAGCAGGGCCTGCTGGGGTCTTCCGCCTATGTGGCGGCGCCCCTCTGGCCGCTGGCGAAGACGGCGCTGGTCATCAACCTGGAGAGCCTCAATGTGGTGGGGCCCACGCGGGACATCGGCCTGCTGGGATCGAAGGAGGCCGGCCTCCGCAGCCTCTGCGCCCAGGCCGCCGCGACGACGGGACTGATCATCACGCCCGCCAAGGCCGATCCGGCGGGGCTCTGCTTCCGCTCCGACCACTTCCCCTTCATGCAGGCGGGGGTACCGGCCCTGTCGCCGGGCTTCTCGCTGGATGGCGGCTGGGACTACCTGGGCGACAAGGCGGCGGCCCAGGCCCGGGCGGCGGATTTCATGAACCACTACCACCGGCCCACCGATCGCTACGAT
- the tatC gene encoding twin-arginine translocase subunit TatC codes for MPTPAAPPDKMSFWEHLQELRVRIVRSLLIVAVCFAATYAFRFKLWTWAQKPFLDAMARQTGKAAAELQPFAFTDLTEPFFSMMRLSLWAAAFLAAPLLFYQLWAFIRPGLLPKERRLVIPFVVVTSGCFLAGSAFAYFQAFKFLGDILFQEAAAAGLRANLHVSDYLDLFISTTLITGVMFELPVLFFFLAKFRIVTARLMLKYWRHATMAILIFSAFFTPGDVVVTTIFFSVVLLGLYFISVAVAWAAEPRRPK; via the coding sequence ATGCCCACGCCGGCCGCGCCGCCCGACAAGATGAGCTTCTGGGAGCACCTGCAGGAGCTGCGGGTGCGCATCGTGCGCTCGCTCCTCATCGTGGCCGTGTGTTTCGCGGCGACCTACGCCTTCCGATTCAAGCTCTGGACCTGGGCCCAGAAGCCCTTCCTCGACGCCATGGCCCGCCAGACCGGCAAGGCCGCCGCCGAGCTCCAGCCCTTCGCCTTCACGGATCTCACCGAGCCCTTCTTCAGCATGATGCGGCTCTCCCTCTGGGCCGCCGCCTTCCTCGCCGCGCCGCTCCTCTTCTACCAGCTCTGGGCCTTCATCCGGCCCGGCCTGCTGCCCAAGGAGCGCCGCCTCGTCATCCCCTTCGTGGTGGTCACCTCGGGCTGCTTCCTGGCCGGGTCGGCCTTCGCCTACTTCCAGGCCTTCAAGTTCCTGGGCGACATCCTCTTCCAGGAGGCCGCCGCCGCGGGACTGCGCGCCAACCTCCATGTCTCGGACTACCTCGACCTCTTCATCTCCACCACGCTCATCACCGGCGTGATGTTCGAGCTGCCCGTCCTGTTCTTCTTCCTGGCGAAATTCCGCATCGTGACCGCCCGCCTGATGCTGAAGTACTGGCGCCACGCCACCATGGCCATCCTGATCTTCAGCGCCTTCTTCACCCCCGGCGATGTCGTCGTCACCACCATCTTCTTCAGCGTGGTCCTCCTCGGCCTCTACTTCATCTCCGTCGCCGTCGCCTGGGCCGCTGAACCCCGCCGGCCCAAATAG
- a CDS encoding cytochrome c3 family protein: MKRTTVPKPAAALLVLLLTALSGGGLAAAGTAAKGQATRTSKHAGQGITCAQCHGKAPKKSVVAMQQCLGCHGDTKALAARTAQVKPTNPHENRHFGTEADCNRCHHEHMTSENLCLPCHKFNFKVP, from the coding sequence ATGAAACGCACGACTGTTCCAAAGCCCGCCGCCGCACTCCTCGTTCTGCTCTTGACCGCCCTGTCCGGAGGCGGCCTGGCCGCCGCCGGGACCGCCGCGAAGGGCCAGGCTACACGCACCTCCAAGCATGCCGGCCAGGGAATCACCTGCGCCCAGTGCCACGGCAAGGCCCCCAAGAAGTCGGTGGTTGCGATGCAGCAGTGCCTCGGTTGCCATGGCGACACGAAGGCACTCGCCGCTCGGACCGCCCAGGTCAAGCCGACGAATCCTCACGAAAACCGGCACTTCGGTACCGAGGCCGATTGCAACCGCTGCCACCACGAGCACATGACCTCGGAAAACCTCTGCCTCCCCTGCCACAAGTTCAATTTCAAAGTGCCTTGA
- a CDS encoding FAD-dependent oxidoreductase — protein MSQEHFQEDKETDQYTKQVIENGLSRRSFLSRAAGGAAAAGLFGLSSLPAVAAGTTKTKDLEVATSSDGGATLSFLPKPKPIRDREIAETLTFDVVVVGAGASGVPAALSAAENGAKVAVIQKAPFALSQGNTGSGVDLATSEKAGVEALVARLIADSNHRCNPKLIRQWAYHSGEAVRWVIDRARQGGSPVVDQGSPAQRAILKVNGYSMGYVTSFFGPKPYTTGDGMRHLAKTAEKAGVRFFYLMPAVQLVQNKAGEVMGVIAKGSNGKYTKFLAKKGVILATGDYQNNKAMSDYFVPDVKHLGRKQLDKTGDGFALAYWAGGVIEPIGHTKMLHDFDAGPASMCDMPFLAVDRKGRRFVNETVEMSLLNNYLRDAENAGHYSQIFDSNYMTQAATWPGKLVPPEGLKNYMPDDPSPKKGVFESQVNTHVADTIEELARKIEADPAILAATVKRYNEVVASGKDSDFGKPADRLIPVVKAPFYGIHRRVRVSAICSGMLVDENHQALNAEGKPIKGLFLIGNLGGGFYGGVDYPLTVFGLSLGRCYTFGYLTGRHVAKL, from the coding sequence ATGAGCCAGGAACATTTCCAGGAAGACAAGGAAACAGATCAGTACACGAAGCAGGTGATCGAAAACGGCCTCTCGCGCCGGAGCTTCCTGTCGCGGGCGGCGGGAGGCGCCGCCGCCGCGGGCCTATTCGGGCTTTCCAGCCTGCCGGCCGTGGCCGCGGGCACCACGAAAACCAAGGACCTGGAGGTCGCGACGAGCTCGGATGGCGGGGCGACGCTCTCCTTCCTGCCGAAACCGAAGCCCATCCGCGACCGCGAGATCGCGGAGACCCTGACCTTCGATGTCGTCGTGGTCGGTGCGGGCGCCTCGGGCGTTCCGGCGGCCCTCTCGGCGGCTGAGAACGGCGCCAAGGTCGCGGTGATCCAGAAGGCGCCCTTCGCCCTCTCCCAGGGGAACACGGGATCCGGCGTTGATCTGGCCACGAGCGAGAAGGCCGGTGTCGAGGCGCTGGTCGCCAGGCTCATCGCCGACAGCAACCACCGCTGCAATCCCAAGCTCATCCGGCAGTGGGCCTACCACTCGGGCGAGGCCGTTCGGTGGGTCATCGACCGCGCCAGGCAGGGGGGGTCCCCCGTCGTGGATCAGGGAAGCCCCGCCCAGCGGGCCATCCTCAAGGTCAACGGCTACAGCATGGGCTATGTCACCTCTTTCTTCGGGCCGAAACCCTACACCACGGGCGACGGCATGCGCCACCTGGCCAAGACCGCCGAGAAAGCCGGTGTCCGGTTCTTCTACCTCATGCCTGCCGTCCAGCTGGTGCAGAACAAGGCCGGCGAAGTCATGGGCGTGATCGCCAAGGGCTCCAACGGCAAATACACGAAATTCCTGGCCAAGAAGGGCGTGATCCTGGCCACGGGCGACTACCAGAACAACAAGGCCATGTCCGACTACTTCGTGCCCGATGTGAAGCACCTGGGGCGCAAGCAACTTGACAAGACCGGCGACGGCTTCGCCCTGGCCTACTGGGCCGGCGGGGTCATTGAGCCCATCGGCCACACCAAGATGCTGCACGACTTTGACGCGGGTCCGGCCTCCATGTGCGACATGCCGTTCCTGGCCGTGGACCGCAAGGGCCGGCGGTTCGTGAACGAGACCGTCGAGATGTCCCTGCTGAACAACTACCTTCGCGACGCGGAGAATGCCGGGCACTACTCCCAGATCTTCGACTCGAACTACATGACCCAGGCCGCGACCTGGCCGGGCAAGCTGGTCCCGCCCGAGGGCCTGAAGAACTACATGCCCGACGATCCGAGTCCCAAGAAGGGCGTATTCGAGTCACAGGTCAACACGCATGTGGCCGACACGATCGAGGAACTCGCCCGGAAGATCGAGGCGGATCCGGCGATTCTGGCGGCCACCGTCAAGCGCTACAACGAGGTGGTCGCCTCGGGCAAGGACAGCGATTTCGGCAAGCCTGCCGACCGCCTGATCCCGGTCGTCAAGGCCCCGTTCTACGGGATCCACCGCCGCGTCCGTGTCTCGGCCATCTGCTCGGGCATGCTGGTGGACGAAAACCACCAGGCCCTGAACGCCGAGGGCAAGCCCATCAAGGGGCTCTTCCTGATCGGCAACCTCGGTGGCGGGTTCTACGGCGGGGTGGACTATCCGCTCACCGTCTTCGGCCTCTCGCTGGGACGCTGCTACACCTTCGGGTACCTCACCGGAAGGCATGTCGCAAAGCTGTAG
- a CDS encoding twin-arginine translocase TatA/TatE family subunit yields MGNLGMTEILLIGVALLVFFGPSRLPELGKSLGKSIQEFKKAGREITDSAKESVAPEAKVK; encoded by the coding sequence ATGGGCAATCTAGGCATGACTGAAATTCTTCTGATCGGCGTCGCGCTGCTGGTCTTCTTCGGCCCATCGCGGCTGCCCGAACTGGGCAAGTCGCTGGGCAAGAGCATTCAGGAATTCAAGAAGGCCGGCCGCGAGATCACGGACTCGGCCAAGGAATCCGTCGCCCCCGAGGCGAAGGTCAAGTAG
- a CDS encoding porin, producing MTSRTLLFTLVGACALPLGLAAQASDVQIYGTFLPFLDHVKTSGATAPGLSPANGGATQVAASAYTGDLGNLPGRNRMTSGTSNLGFKGSYKVNEDLKIIWQIESAVSPDGDAPNSLTSRNSALGLEGSWGRVFYGNWDTPYKYPLLFVGALRGLNPFDNALTANPGFNVPGTTTQNGRANTAADAAFNRRQGNSIQYWSPVVNGFSGRIAYSVNEGKTTATATAPSASPDLWSALLSYKAGAFNISYGFEQHNDYFGLAQLGGSAGATATNTGSKDVGHELVASYAFSTGTRVSAIVERLSYDTDDTVVGKVNHYERDAWYLLLQQRWGAHQVFGAYGKANAGSAKLVGGGPTTTNGLGGSQWSAGYTYSLTKTADLYTSVYGMTNERSATYALFPPVGRVAPGASTTGFGLGILYTF from the coding sequence GTGACATCGAGAACCCTTCTTTTCACCCTGGTCGGAGCGTGCGCGCTGCCGCTGGGTTTGGCGGCGCAGGCGAGTGATGTGCAGATCTACGGCACCTTCCTGCCGTTTCTGGATCATGTGAAGACCAGCGGGGCGACCGCGCCGGGCCTGTCCCCGGCCAACGGCGGCGCCACCCAGGTGGCGGCCTCGGCCTACACCGGCGACCTGGGCAACCTGCCGGGTCGGAATCGCATGACCTCGGGCACCTCGAATCTGGGCTTCAAGGGCAGCTACAAGGTGAACGAGGACCTGAAGATCATCTGGCAGATCGAGAGCGCCGTCAGCCCCGACGGGGATGCGCCCAACAGCCTCACCAGCCGCAACAGTGCTCTGGGCCTCGAGGGCAGCTGGGGCCGGGTGTTCTACGGGAACTGGGACACGCCCTACAAATATCCCCTGCTGTTCGTGGGCGCGCTGCGGGGCCTGAACCCCTTTGACAACGCGCTGACGGCCAATCCTGGCTTCAATGTGCCCGGGACCACCACCCAGAACGGTCGGGCGAATACTGCGGCAGACGCCGCCTTCAACCGCCGCCAGGGGAACAGCATCCAGTACTGGAGCCCCGTGGTGAACGGTTTCTCGGGCCGGATCGCCTACTCGGTGAACGAGGGCAAGACCACGGCCACGGCAACGGCGCCTTCGGCCAGTCCGGATCTGTGGTCGGCGCTGCTGAGCTACAAGGCCGGGGCCTTCAACATCAGCTATGGATTCGAGCAGCACAACGACTACTTCGGCCTGGCGCAGCTGGGCGGATCGGCCGGAGCGACGGCCACGAATACCGGCTCCAAGGATGTGGGCCATGAGCTGGTGGCGAGCTACGCCTTCAGCACAGGCACGCGGGTGTCGGCCATCGTGGAGCGGCTGAGCTACGACACGGACGACACCGTGGTGGGGAAGGTGAATCACTATGAGCGTGACGCCTGGTACCTGCTGCTGCAGCAGCGCTGGGGTGCCCATCAGGTGTTCGGTGCCTACGGCAAGGCCAACGCGGGCAGCGCCAAGCTGGTGGGCGGCGGTCCGACGACGACGAACGGGCTGGGCGGTTCCCAGTGGAGCGCGGGGTACACCTACAGCCTGACGAAGACGGCGGATCTCTACACCTCCGTCTACGGGATGACCAACGAGCGATCCGCCACCTACGCGCTGTTCCCGCCCGTGGGCAGGGTCGCCCCCGGCGCCTCCACCACAGGCTTCGGCCTGGGCATCCTCTACACCTTCTGA
- a CDS encoding AraC family transcriptional regulator yields the protein MDTLFTVWPLDERSNLNWRLGEPVPHCHAFHQVFFITEGTGTHWVDGEETRIHGPWVMLVPKGKKHLYLPDAQDEGWMFDFDEEFLDEDASWLFSDFLASPNLPLPKDELFQQASTLARLLWDLGKLRNDESRPVLRHLLSAFLHLLQGRIREQAAHKQAHRSSDFKLFQAFLRQLDESFAAEKEVEFYARKLRCTARRLSSACRLILGKTPQILILERSMLEAKRLLLHSDLSIQQIAAELGCEDQSNFTKAFRKVSGETPSQFRKSRILIQPAPGARN from the coding sequence ATGGACACGCTCTTTACCGTCTGGCCCCTTGATGAACGCAGCAACCTGAACTGGCGCCTGGGGGAACCGGTGCCCCACTGCCATGCCTTCCACCAGGTCTTCTTCATCACGGAGGGGACCGGCACCCACTGGGTGGACGGTGAGGAGACCCGGATCCACGGCCCATGGGTGATGCTGGTGCCCAAGGGGAAGAAGCACCTCTACCTGCCGGATGCTCAGGATGAGGGGTGGATGTTCGATTTCGACGAGGAGTTCCTGGACGAGGACGCCTCGTGGCTGTTCTCGGATTTTCTCGCCTCGCCGAACCTTCCGCTACCCAAGGACGAACTGTTCCAGCAGGCCTCGACCCTGGCCCGGCTCCTGTGGGATCTCGGCAAGCTCAGAAACGACGAGTCGCGCCCGGTGCTGCGCCACCTGCTCTCGGCCTTCCTTCACCTGCTCCAGGGGCGGATCCGCGAACAGGCTGCCCACAAGCAGGCCCACCGAAGTTCCGACTTCAAGCTCTTCCAGGCTTTCCTGAGGCAGCTGGACGAAAGCTTCGCCGCGGAGAAGGAGGTGGAGTTCTACGCGAGGAAGCTGCGCTGCACCGCGCGCCGCCTGAGTTCAGCCTGCAGGCTCATTCTCGGCAAGACTCCGCAGATTCTCATCCTTGAACGCTCCATGCTGGAGGCGAAGCGGCTGCTGCTCCACTCCGACCTGAGCATCCAGCAGATCGCCGCCGAACTGGGTTGCGAGGACCAGTCGAACTTCACGAAGGCCTTCCGGAAGGTCTCGGGGGAAACCCCTTCCCAGTTCCGGAAGTCGCGGATCCTGATCCAGCCTGCGCCGGGAGCGAGAAACTGA
- a CDS encoding S41 family peptidase has protein sequence MRLLPFFSTAIVVAASVSASAQVDARLMRYPDVSATQIVFTYANDLWLVPKTGGVAQRLSTPKGEESFARFSPDGKTLAFTGFYDGNPDLYTLPVAGGIPARITHHPMADRMVDWTPDGKSLLFASGMESGKDRFNKLFTVAKDGGLPQALPLPYAEFGALSPDGKVLAYQPVSTDFRTWKRYRGGMASEIWFYDLEKKTASRLPSAGGSNDSQPMWHGGKLYFLSDRDGTKRANIWSYDLAGKAFKQITFFKDYDAHFPAIGPSDIVLEAGGRLHRIELPSEKLVEVKVEVVTDGATLKPREENASRLIKNPALSPQGKRAVFEARGEIFSVPAEKGYVINLTRTPGAAERHPALSPDGKQVAYFSDRSGEYELCVRPADGSGAERQVTHMGPGFRYRITWSPDGKRVVFADQAMRINLCDLDTGKVQQVDKGLFMFEGPLDDFRATWSPDSRWFAYPRDTGNRNSVVALYDTKTGKRHEVTSPFFNAGDAAFDPEGNYLFLTSGQQFSPTYSDLDNTWVYAATTRLAAIPLRRDVPSPLAARNDADAAKDEKKDDKKEGGADKSGGDKKDADKKDAPKPVEIDLEGMESRMVLLPPPAGYYADVAAVKGKLVYRRAAQMNPMGETKTTLYTYDLEEREEKAVLADVDGAVLSGDGKKVLVNRKQEYALLDLKPDQKFEKKLPTAELRMTVDPQSEWQQIYNDAWRLERDMFYDPGMHGVDWKAMRTRYGKLLKDCVTREDVNFVIGELIGELNASHAYRGGGDQEMPARLGVGLLGADFALENGAFRIKTILRGAEWDAQARAPLAQPGLKVKEGDYLLAVNRIPLDVRKDPWAAFQGLAGKTVLLTVNEKPTLEGAHEVLVDTLASDYALRYAAWVEAKRKFVEKTSNGRIGYVYVPDTGIGGQTDLVRQFRGQWDKAGLIIDERFNSGGQIPDRFIEMLGRRTINYWGVRDGKDWQWPAVAHDGSMAMLINGWSGSGGDLFPHYFKKAGLGPLIGRRTWGGLIGISGTPALIDGGNVTVPTFGIYSKEGQWVVEGYGVDPDIEVMDDPALLAQGKDPQLDRAIQEVEAALKKQPPATRKPAYPNRAN, from the coding sequence ATGCGTCTTCTCCCCTTCTTCTCCACCGCCATCGTCGTGGCCGCCTCCGTCAGCGCCAGCGCGCAGGTCGACGCCCGGCTGATGCGCTATCCCGATGTCTCGGCCACCCAGATCGTCTTCACCTACGCCAACGACCTCTGGCTGGTGCCCAAGACCGGTGGCGTGGCCCAGCGGCTGTCCACCCCCAAGGGCGAGGAGTCCTTCGCCCGCTTCTCCCCGGACGGGAAGACGCTGGCTTTCACCGGGTTCTACGATGGCAACCCCGATCTCTACACCCTTCCGGTGGCGGGTGGCATCCCCGCTCGCATCACCCATCACCCCATGGCCGATCGCATGGTGGACTGGACCCCCGACGGCAAGTCCCTGCTCTTCGCCTCGGGCATGGAGTCCGGCAAGGACCGCTTCAACAAGCTCTTCACCGTCGCCAAGGACGGTGGCCTGCCCCAGGCCCTGCCCCTGCCCTACGCCGAGTTCGGCGCCCTGTCCCCGGATGGCAAGGTGCTCGCCTACCAGCCCGTCTCCACCGACTTCCGCACCTGGAAGCGCTACCGCGGCGGCATGGCCTCGGAGATCTGGTTCTACGACCTGGAGAAGAAGACCGCCAGCCGCCTGCCCAGCGCCGGCGGCTCCAATGACTCCCAGCCCATGTGGCATGGGGGGAAGCTCTACTTCCTCTCGGACCGCGACGGCACGAAGCGCGCGAATATCTGGTCCTACGATCTCGCCGGCAAGGCCTTCAAGCAGATCACCTTCTTCAAGGATTATGACGCCCACTTCCCGGCCATCGGCCCCTCCGACATCGTGCTCGAGGCCGGGGGCCGCCTCCACCGCATCGAGCTGCCCTCCGAAAAGCTCGTGGAAGTGAAGGTCGAAGTGGTGACCGATGGCGCCACCCTGAAGCCCCGGGAGGAGAACGCCAGCCGTCTCATCAAGAACCCCGCCCTCTCCCCCCAGGGCAAGCGCGCAGTCTTCGAGGCCCGGGGTGAGATCTTCTCCGTGCCCGCGGAAAAGGGCTATGTCATCAACCTCACCCGCACCCCCGGCGCGGCGGAGCGCCACCCTGCCCTGTCGCCCGACGGCAAGCAGGTGGCCTACTTCAGTGACCGCAGCGGCGAATACGAGCTGTGCGTGCGTCCCGCGGACGGATCCGGCGCCGAGCGGCAGGTCACCCACATGGGCCCCGGCTTCCGCTACCGCATCACCTGGTCTCCCGACGGCAAACGCGTGGTGTTCGCCGATCAGGCCATGCGCATCAACCTCTGCGACCTCGACACAGGCAAGGTGCAGCAGGTGGACAAGGGCCTCTTCATGTTCGAGGGCCCCCTGGACGACTTCCGCGCCACCTGGTCCCCCGACAGCCGCTGGTTCGCCTATCCCCGCGACACCGGGAACCGCAACAGCGTGGTGGCGCTCTACGACACCAAGACGGGCAAGCGCCACGAGGTGACCTCGCCCTTCTTCAACGCCGGAGACGCCGCCTTCGACCCGGAGGGCAACTACCTCTTCCTCACCTCGGGCCAGCAGTTCAGCCCCACCTACAGCGATCTCGACAACACCTGGGTCTATGCCGCCACCACCCGGCTCGCCGCCATCCCGCTGCGCCGGGATGTCCCCTCCCCCCTGGCCGCCCGCAATGATGCCGACGCTGCCAAGGATGAGAAGAAGGATGACAAGAAGGAGGGCGGTGCCGATAAATCAGGCGGGGACAAGAAGGATGCGGACAAGAAGGACGCTCCCAAGCCCGTCGAGATCGACCTCGAGGGAATGGAAAGCCGCATGGTGCTGCTGCCGCCCCCGGCCGGCTACTACGCGGATGTCGCTGCGGTGAAGGGCAAGCTGGTCTATCGGCGCGCCGCGCAGATGAACCCCATGGGCGAGACCAAGACCACCCTCTACACCTACGACCTGGAGGAGCGCGAGGAGAAGGCCGTCCTGGCCGATGTGGACGGCGCCGTCCTCAGTGGCGACGGCAAGAAGGTGCTCGTGAACCGCAAGCAGGAATACGCCCTGCTGGACCTCAAGCCCGATCAGAAGTTCGAGAAGAAGCTTCCCACCGCCGAGCTCAGGATGACGGTCGATCCCCAGTCGGAGTGGCAGCAGATCTACAACGACGCCTGGCGGCTCGAGCGCGACATGTTCTATGACCCCGGCATGCACGGCGTGGACTGGAAGGCCATGCGGACCCGCTACGGCAAGCTGCTCAAGGACTGCGTGACCCGCGAGGATGTGAACTTCGTCATCGGCGAGCTGATCGGCGAGCTGAACGCCTCCCACGCCTACCGCGGCGGCGGCGATCAGGAGATGCCCGCCCGCCTGGGTGTGGGCCTGCTCGGCGCGGACTTCGCGCTGGAGAACGGCGCCTTCCGCATCAAGACGATCCTCCGGGGCGCAGAGTGGGATGCCCAGGCCCGCGCCCCCCTGGCCCAGCCCGGCCTCAAGGTGAAGGAGGGCGACTACCTCCTGGCCGTGAACCGCATCCCCCTCGATGTCCGCAAGGATCCCTGGGCCGCGTTCCAGGGCCTGGCCGGCAAGACCGTGCTCCTCACCGTCAATGAGAAGCCCACCCTGGAGGGCGCCCACGAAGTGCTCGTGGACACCCTCGCCAGCGACTATGCCCTCCGCTACGCCGCCTGGGTCGAAGCGAAACGGAAGTTCGTCGAGAAGACCTCCAACGGCCGCATCGGCTATGTCTATGTGCCCGACACGGGCATCGGCGGCCAGACGGACCTGGTCCGCCAGTTCCGCGGCCAGTGGGACAAGGCCGGCCTGATCATCGACGAGCGCTTCAACAGCGGCGGGCAGATCCCCGACCGCTTCATCGAGATGCTGGGGCGCAGGACCATCAACTACTGGGGCGTGCGCGACGGCAAGGACTGGCAGTGGCCCGCGGTGGCCCACGACGGATCCATGGCCATGCTCATCAACGGCTGGAGCGGCTCCGGCGGCGACCTCTTCCCCCACTACTTCAAGAAGGCCGGCCTCGGTCCCCTCATCGGTCGCCGCACCTGGGGCGGGCTCATCGGCATCAGCGGCACCCCCGCCCTCATCGACGGCGGCAATGTGACCGTGCCCACCTTCGGGATCTACTCCAAGGAGGGCCAGTGGGTCGTCGAAGGCTACGGCGTCGACCCCGACATTGAGGTGATGGACGATCCTGCGCTTCTGGCCCAGGGCAAGGATCCCCAGCTGGATCGGGCCATCCAGGAAGTGGAGGCCGCCCTCAAGAAGCAGCCCCCGGCCACTCGCAAGCCCGCCTACCCCAACCGCGCCAACTGA
- a CDS encoding dienelactone hydrolase family protein: protein MRAAALALSLTALPAFAGQPLTYADGATKLAGYLSKPAAAKGKVPGVVVIHQWMGLTDHERKVSDDLAKLGFVALAADIYGEGVRPADTAAAGKLAGQYKGDRALYRRRIAAALETLKAQKGVDASRLAVIGFCFGGTGALEAARAGLPVKGVVSFHGGLDVPAGFAPGPVTAKVLVCHGADDPFVPAKEVAAFQEEMRASKADYVFVAYAGAVHAFTQKEAGSDNSKGAAYNEAAHRRSWQHMKDFFKEIF, encoded by the coding sequence ATGCGCGCAGCCGCCCTTGCCCTGTCCCTCACCGCCCTTCCCGCGTTCGCAGGCCAGCCGCTCACCTATGCGGATGGCGCCACGAAGCTGGCGGGGTATCTTTCGAAGCCGGCGGCCGCCAAGGGCAAGGTTCCCGGCGTGGTGGTGATCCACCAGTGGATGGGCCTCACGGACCATGAGCGGAAGGTCTCCGACGATCTGGCGAAGCTGGGCTTCGTGGCCCTGGCCGCGGACATCTACGGCGAGGGCGTGCGGCCCGCGGACACGGCCGCGGCCGGCAAGCTGGCGGGCCAGTACAAGGGCGACCGGGCCCTCTACCGCCGCCGCATCGCCGCGGCGCTCGAGACCCTGAAGGCCCAGAAGGGTGTGGATGCCAGCCGGCTGGCGGTCATCGGCTTCTGCTTTGGAGGCACGGGGGCCCTGGAGGCGGCGCGGGCCGGCCTACCCGTGAAGGGGGTGGTCTCCTTCCACGGGGGGCTGGATGTGCCCGCGGGCTTCGCGCCCGGACCCGTCACGGCCAAGGTGCTGGTCTGTCACGGGGCCGACGATCCCTTCGTGCCCGCCAAGGAGGTGGCGGCCTTCCAGGAGGAGATGCGCGCCTCGAAGGCGGACTATGTGTTCGTGGCCTACGCCGGGGCCGTCCATGCCTTTACCCAGAAGGAGGCGGGCAGCGACAACAGCAAGGGTGCCGCCTACAACGAGGCCGCCCACCGTCGCAGCTGGCAGCACATGAAGGACTTCTTCAAGGAGATCTTCTAG